In Vitis riparia cultivar Riparia Gloire de Montpellier isolate 1030 chromosome 19, EGFV_Vit.rip_1.0, whole genome shotgun sequence, the following proteins share a genomic window:
- the LOC117908356 gene encoding ABC transporter B family member 15-like — MGRNIGSVRSIFMHADAADYCLMAFGLLGAICAGLYRPTLLFVVNKIMNNIGSASTSGDAFSHKINQNALILLYIACGSWVPFFLEGYCWSRTAERQAKRMRSRYMKALLRQDVEYFDLHVTGTAEAISSVSEDSLVIQDVISEKVPNLLINAASFVGCYIVAFAMLWRLAIVGVPFVVLLVIPGFIYGRALMNLARKMKEEYSKAATIAEQAISSIRTVYSFVGERKTQFAFSAALQGPFKLGLRQGVAKGLVIGGNGVVLGIWAFMCWYGSRLVMYHGAQGGTVFATGAVMAIGGLSLGPGLSNLQYLSEACTAGERIMEVIKRVPKIDSDNMEGQTLENLCGEVEFKHVQFAYPSSPEITIFKDFSLKIPTGKKVALVGSSGSGKSTAVALLQRFYDPLGGEILLDGVAIDKLQLKWLRSQMGLVSQEPSLFATTIKENILFGKEDATMEEVVAAAEAAHAHHFICELPDGYDTQVGERGVQMSGGQKQRIAIARAVIKAPRILLLDEATSALDSESERVVQEALDSAALGRTTIIIAHRLSTIRNADIIAVVQDGHIVETGPHDQLIQNPAGLYTSLVSLQQADQPWKVATSLTPATSLYLHTTSSNSTPPNSPLHSMPAGEEAATVTSDIPVPSFWRLLAMNRPEWKEASIGCLSAVLSGAIQPLYAFSMGSMISVYFLPDHEEMKKHTRIYSVCFFALFVLSLLSNIFQHYSFAAMGENLTKRVREMMFSKILSFEVGWFDQDDNSTGAICFRLAKDATVVRSLVGDRMSLLVQTFSAVTISGTMGLIIAWRLAMVMIAIQPLMIISFYTRTVLLKSMSAKAIKAQEESGKLAAEAVSNLRTITAFSSQARILKMLEVAQEGPIQESTRQAWFAGIALGISQSLLSCSWALDFWYGGKLLSQGYISSKAFLQTFMILVSTSRVIADAGSMTNDLAKGFDAIRSVFAILDRLTQIQPENPDSYQPEKIRGQVQIQEVDFAYPARPNAFIFKGFSIDIDPGKSTALVGESGSGKSTIIGLIERFYDPLKGIVKLDGKDIRTYHLRVLRKHIALVSQEPILFAGTIRDNIAYGASSDEINESEIIEAARAANAHDFIVALKHGYDTWCGSIGLQLSGGQRQRIAIARAILKNAAILLLDEATSALDSQSETLVQEALERVTMGRTSVVVAHRLSTIQNCDLIAVVDKGNVVEKGTHTSLLEKGPTGTYYSLVNRQRGLISPT, encoded by the exons ATGGGGAGAAATATCGGGTCTGTCCGGTCCATTTTCATGCATGCCGACGCCGCAGATTACTGTTTGATGGCTTTTGGTTTGCTCGGAGCCATCTGTGCTGGGCTTTATAGGCCGACTCTTTTGTTTGTGGTCAACAAGATTATGAACAATATCGGCAGTGCCTCCACTTCCGGTGATGCCTTCTCCCATAAAATCAAtcag AATGCCCTGATACTGCTGTACATTGCTTGTGGGTCATGGGTGCCTTTTTTCCTTG AGGGTTATTGCTGGTCAAGAACTGCCGAGAGACAAGCTAAAAGGATGAGAAGTAGATATATGAAAGCACTGTTGAGGCAGGACGTGGAGTATTTTGATTTGCATGTGACCGGCACAGCAGAGGCCATCAGTAGCGTCTCCGAGGATAGTCTCGTGATTCAAGACGTTATTAGCGAAAAG GTCCCAAACTTGTTGATAAACGCTGCATCTTTTGTAGGGTGCTACATAGTAGCTTTCGCTATGCTGTGGAGGCTTGCTATTGTAGGCGTTCCCTTTGTCGTTCTGCTTGTGATTCCTGGTTTCATATATGGACGTGCACTGATGAACCTGGCCAGGAAGATGAAGGAAGAGTACAGCAAGGCTGCCACAATAGCAGAGCAGGCCATCTCTTCTATAAGAACTGTTTACTCCTTCGTGGGAGAGAGAAAAACTCAGTTTGCCTTCTCTGCAGCTCTGCAAGGCCCCTTTAAATTGGGTCTGCGCCAGGGTGTGGCCAAGGGTTTGGTCATTGGCGGCAATGGGGTGGTTCTTGGAATATGGGCGTTCATGTGTTGGTACGGTAGTAGATTGGTGATGTATCATGGCGCTCAAGGAGGAACCGTTTTTGCTACTGGGGCTGTCATGGCCATTGGTGGATT ATCACTAGGCCCCGGATTATCCAACCTTCAGTACTTGTCGGAAGCATGCACCGCGGGCGAGCGAATAATGGAGGTGATAAAAAGGGTCCCAAAGATAGATTCTGACAACATGGAAGGCCAAACCTTGGAAAACCTGTGTGGGGAAGTGGAATTCAAGCACGTTCAATTTGCATATCCGTCATCCCCAGAGATAACAATCTTTAAAGATTTCAGCCTCAAAATCCCGACGGGCAAAAAGGTGGCGTTGGTGGGTAGCAGCGGGTCGGGAAAGTCCACAGCAGTAGCTTTGCTGCAGAGGTTTTATGACCCCCTTGGTGGGGAGATTCTGCTTGATGGGGTCGCCATTGATAAGCTACAACTCAAGTGGCTAAGGTCGCAGATGGGGTTAGTGAGCCAAGAACCATCACTTTTTGCCACCACCATTAAAGAGAACATACTTTTCGGCAAGGAAGACGCTACCATGGAAGAAGTAGTTGCTGCAGCCGAAGCTGCTCATGctcatcattttatttgtgaGTTGCCTGATGGATATGATACTCAAGTGGGGGAGAGAGGAGTTCAAATGTCCGGAGGGCAGAAGCAGAGAATCGCCATTGCAAGAGCAGTCATCAAAGCCCCGCGAATACTCCTCCTAGACGAGGCAACCAGCGCTCTTGACTCCGAGTCCGAGCGAGTGGTCCAAGAGGCGCTTGACAGCGCTGCCCTTGGCCGCACAACCATCATCATCGCCCACCGCCTGTCCACCATCCGTAATGCCGACATTATTGCTGTGGTACAGGATGGTCACATAGTAGAGACCGGCCCTCATGACCAACTCATCCAAAACCCCGCTGGACTCTACACTTCCCTGGTTAGCCTCCAGCAAGCCGATCAGCCATGGAAGGTTGCGACATCCTTAACCCCCGCCACCTCCCTGTATCTCCATACCACTAGCAGCAACTCCACTCCCCCCAACTCCCCTTTACACAGCATGCCCGCAGGAGAAGAAGCTGCCACTGTTACCTCGGACATTCCAGTGCCGTCGTTCTGGAGACTGCTCGCAATGAACCGTCCTGAGTGGAAGGAAGCCAGCATAGGATGTTTGAGCGCGGTTTTGTCCGGTGCGATTCAGCCGCTCTACGCATTCTCCATGGGATCAATGATATCCGTATATTTCTTACCTGACCATGAGGAGATGAAGAAGCATACCAGAATTTATTCTGTGTGTTTTTTTGCATTGTTTGTGCTCTCGTTGCTGTCAAATATCTTCCAACATTACAGTTTTGCTGcaatgggagagaatttgacaAAGAGAGTAAGAGAGATGATGTTCTCCAAGATTCTTAGTTTTGAAGTGGGGTGGTTCGACCAAGACGACAACTCCACCGGTGCTATCTGCTTCAGACTTGCCAAAGATGCGACTGTGGTAAGATCATTAGTGGGTGATCGAATGTCACTTCTCGTCCAAACCTTTTCAGCTGTGACCATCTCGGGCACAATGGGTCTGATCATCGCGTGGAGATTGGCTATGGTCATGATTGCAATTCAACCCCTCATGATTATCTCATTCTACACCCGAACGGTGCTACTCAAAAGTATGTCTGCCAAGGCAATCAAGGCCCAAGAAGAAAGCGGCAAACTCGCCGCTGAAGCTGTCTCCAACCTTCGCACCATCACTGCCTTCTCATCCCAGGCCCGAATTCTTAAAATGCTGGAGGTCGCCCAAGAAGGACCCATACAGGAGAGTACACGCCAGGCCTGGTTCGCAGGAATAGCTTTAGGAATCTCCCAAAGTCTCTTGTCATGTAGTTGGGCTCTTGACTTCTGGTACGGTGGCAAATTACTCTCCCAAGGGTATATTTCATCAAAAGCATTCTTACAGACTTTTATGATCCTAGTTAGCACAAGTCGTGTCATTGCGGATGCAGGAAGCATGACCAATGACCTTGCCAAGGGCTTCGATGCTATTCGCTCCGTTTTTGCCATCCTTGACCGCCTCACCCAAATCCAACCTGAAAACCCAGATAGCTACCAACCCGAAAAAATAAGAGGTCAAGTTCAAATTCAAGAAGTGGACTTCGCTTATCCAGCTAGGCCCAACGCCTTTATCTTTAAGGGTTTCTCAATCGACATAGATCCTGGGAAATCAACTGCATTGGTAGGAGAGAGTGGGTCAGGCAAATCAACCATCATTGGGTTGATAGAAAGATTCTACGATCCCCTCAAAGGAattgtcaagcttgatggaaaAGATATAAGGACCTACCACCTCAGGGTCCTACGGAAACATATTGCACTAGTCAGCCAGGAGCCCATATTGTTCGCTGGCACCATAAGAGACAACATTGCCTATGGCGCATCATCAGATGAAATCAACGAATCAGAGATCATCGAGGCTGCAAGGGCAGCCAATGCTCACGATTTCATCGTTGCACTCAAGCATGGCTATGATACATGGTGTGGTAGTATAGGGCTACAATTGTCTGGTGGGCAGAGGCAACGGATTGCTATAGCTCGGGCCATTTTGAAAAACGCAGCAATATTGTTACTTGATGAAGCAACGAGCGCACTAGATAGCCAATCAGAGACACTGGTGCAGGAAGCTTTAGAGCGTGTGACAATGGGACGGACGAGCGTGGTGGTGGCCCACAGGTTGAGTACCATACAGAATTGTGATTTGATTGCCGTTGTGGATAAAGGAAACGTGGTGGAGAAGGGGACCCACACATCCTTGTTGGAAAAAGGCCCTACTGGGACCTACTACTCACTGGTGAACCGACAAAGGGGCCTAATATCACCAACATAG